Part of the Nocardia farcinica genome, ACGTCCTGGTCAACAACGCGGGCCGCCCCGGCCCGCCGCACGCCGAGGAGGAGACCGCCGCCGGGTTCGCCGCCATCCTCGAGGTGAACCTGCTGGCCGGCTTCCACCTGGCCACCTACGCCGCCACCCGGCTGCCCGCGGGCGAGCGCGCCTCCTACATCAACATCGCCTCGGTGGTCGGGCTGGTCTCCACCGCGCCGATCGGCGGGGCCAGCTACGCCGCCTCCAAGGCGGGCACCCTCGGGCTGACCCGTGAGCTGGCCGGTCAGTGGGGCAGGCGGGGGATCCGGGTGAACGCCGTCGTGCCGGGCTGGTTCGATACCGAGATGACCGACGGACTGTTCGACAACGAGAAGTCCGCGGGCTGGGTACGGCGCAACACCATGCTCGGCCGCGGCGGCGCACCCGGCGAGGTCGACGGGGCGGTGCTGTTCCTGGCCTCGGACGCCTCCTCGTACGTGACCGGCCAGACCCTGGTCGTCGACGGCGGCTGGACGGCCCGCTGATGCTCGCCGTGCAACTCACCGCGTGGGGCGCCGAACCGGAGGTCCGGGACGTCCCGATGCCGCGTCCGCGCGGCGAACAGGTGCTGGTGCGGGTCGCGGCGGCCGGGCTGTGCCGCTCGGACCTGCACGTCATGGACTCCCCCGCCGGTGTGTTCGACTATCCGCTGCCGCTGACCCTCGGCCACGAGGTGGCGGGCACGGTCGCGGAGGTCGGCCCCGAAGCCGACCCCGGCTGGCTCGGCGAACCGGTGGTGGTGCACGGGGTGTGGAGCTGCGGGGACTGCCGCAACTGCCGGCGCGAGCGGGAGAACTACTGCCTGGCCACCCGCCGCCGCCCGGACGGCAGGCTGGCCCCGCTGGGCAACGGCCTGGGACACCACGGCGGCCTTGCCGAGGCCATGCTGGTTCCG contains:
- a CDS encoding SDR family NAD(P)-dependent oxidoreductase, whose protein sequence is MSESAFLDTMFGLHGRVAVVTGASSGLGLGFARTLAGAGATVYAAARRLDRLDALAAENPRIVPVRCDVTADADRRALVDRCHAEHGRLDVLVNNAGRPGPPHAEEETAAGFAAILEVNLLAGFHLATYAATRLPAGERASYINIASVVGLVSTAPIGGASYAASKAGTLGLTRELAGQWGRRGIRVNAVVPGWFDTEMTDGLFDNEKSAGWVRRNTMLGRGGAPGEVDGAVLFLASDASSYVTGQTLVVDGGWTAR